The nucleotide window gctcgccccaaatctggaaaatcccacccgaggtcaacgtacCCTTGCACTCTCTGTAAATAGTTACTTTGTTAATAAATTGTTTTGTTGTTATTCCCTTCGGTGGTTGCAACTCCTTCTAAGATTCCACAGTTAGCCAACTGATTGAGCTATTATGGCCGGgaatctcccaaaagaattctaagtccccaatgtgcaggaaaatgggactaaATCCCGTTAGTTTTTTTAGCGttctttccagaatgaatctccgacactcactAAATCACAGAGTGCCCAagcgggattcactctggaaatttgtgggcagggcctattcccgcccgagaggccggcagcatagcgctgagtgggccactgtgcatgcggcgatctgtcaatgcggagatcggtgcatgcgcagtggccccggatTGCCAGCCTccaaatcgctggccagcccgatcgctggccagcccctcaaccccccccccccccccccccccattgctggcctaccgaccaccccaccaccccctgatcgctggcctcccagacctccccGGGCAAATCCCGATGTCCCCCTCCCGCCAGCCACGATTCTCCCTTCCCCCAGGGCAGTCCTGATCTCCCGATCCTCCCGCCCTTCCCTCCAGCAGTCCTGACCCTGACAGCACTGCCCCCACCCagttggccagccccgatcacctctTCCTTCCTCTCTCAgtcatcccaatgcagagtggcagtgggcccaccccccccccacccactgctcacCCCCAATAGgttccatccccttggcactgctcaatgcctggtgggtagtgccagtttacccctttggcagtgccagagcatcttagccagaaccacccccccaccctatccctgtaatcccgcgcattttaccatggctaatccaccgaacctacacatctttggacgccaaggagcaatttgtgcatggccaatccacctaacctgcacatctttggattgtgggaggaaattgtagCACCCgggcaacgtgcaaactccacagtcacccaaggctggaatcgaacctcggtccctggcactgtgaggcagcagtgctaaccactgtgccagtctcCCATTATGTTTTTTCTATGTTTATTCTCTTCCTCAACTCACTATCATCCAATTCTCGCCACTTCTTTGCTGATGATTTCATTGTAAATATGTCAAATGACATTCAACCTCCAAGCCACAGAAAGAGATATTGGGCCAGGTGACTAAAAACCCGGTCAAagttagaaaagcaaaatacatgTCGATGctacaaatctgaaataaaaacataaaatgctgtaatactcagcatgtctggcagctgtGCAGACAGAGAAACAGGGCTAACATTTCAGATTGATAACCTGCGAACAGAACTGTCAAAAGTTGAAAGTGTAATAGGTTTCAAGTAGATCAAATATATGGAGGAAAGTGAAAATCGAAAGTTGTGGTGTGACAGAAAGCATTAAATGACAAATGAGTTCAGACAATCCGtatagtgcagaaggccattcggtccatcgagtctgcactgtcagcaatcccactcaggccctatccctgtaaccccacgtatttatctgctgatcccactgacattaaggggcgatttagcatagccaatccacctaacctatagaatcccgacagtgcagatggagaccatttggcccatccagtctgcacagcccacaatcccacccaggccctatccccgtaactccacttatttactatggccaatcaaccaaacccgcacatgttcggactgtgagaggaaaccggagcacccggaggaaacccacgaagacacggggagaacgtgcaaactccacacagacagtgaccccaggccggaattgaacccgggtccctggcgctgtgaggcagcagagctaaccaccctCCTAGTTGATAGAATAGAGCAAAAGGGAatgggacaatcaaagaaacgaaAGATGTGTTcagaaaaggtgtgaatggcagagtgatgaaccgctgcagtccgaaGATAAAAACAGGGGACAAAAAAAATGCTGCAAAGGAAACAAAACGGTGCGACAGTGATTTCAGTCAGAAATTATTGAGAAGTTCGGTGAAAGATGTTTTAACGGTGGCGAGGGAATACCTCAAGGTTGCGTGGGTTCTTTCGGTAGCCTCGACATTTCAGCAACTCCCTCAACCGCTCAAGCGCGAGCGCATGCAGGTGCAGACAGCAGCCGCGCGTGACCCCGGCACGCGGGGTTGAGTCTGCGCACAGGCGAAGGCGTCCAGCCCGCGCGGCCCCGGCTCGCGGGGATGAGTCTGCGCACTCAGGCTGAGGGGGCCGAGCCGCGCGCGAGAGGTGGGGTATGTGGCCGTCCCGCCCCCCTCGCGCGCTCTGACGCTGCGGCTCTACAGTCACCCTGAAGCCGGGCGCGACGCGATTCTGTGCCGAAGAGACTGAGCAGCGCGGACGTGTTCCCTGGAGCTTCGCTCTCCCATTTTTGAGACCCAGGCGGCGTCTGGCCCAGCCCTGCCCTGTGTCCAGCTCGTCTCCTTCCCCGGGCCATGGGCACCCGCCCGCGGCCGCTTCACTGAGTCCCGAAGCCCCAGCCCTGACCATGAACCCGGCGGCGATGCCTCCGCTGCTGAGCTGCGGCCTGTCTGAGCCCAACCCCGTCACCCTGGCGCTGCGGAACGACCTGGGCTCCAACATCAGCCACCTCAAGACCCTCAACCTGCGCTTCCGCTGCTTCCTGGCCAAGGTCCATGAGCTGGAGCGGCGCAACAAGCTGCTGGAGAAGCAGCTGCAGGCGGCCCAGGGGCCGCGGCGGAGCCGGCTGGGCCGCACCCGGGCAGTGGCCACCCAGACCCGGCTGGACTACTGCTCCGGCTACAGTTACTCGGCCGGCAGCTATAGCTACACATCTGGCGCCGGCTCCAGTTACTCGACTAGCTCCGCTTACACACCCAGCTCCGGGTCCGCTTACACGCCGGGTACCGGTTTCTCCCCCAGCACCGGCTCTGGTTACACTCCCAGTGCCGGCTACACTCCCGGTACCGGCTCCAATTCAGCTTACACACCGGGTGCCGGCTACACTCCCGGTACCGGCTCCAATTCGGTTTACACTCCCGGCACCGGCTACACTCCCGGTGCCGGCTCCAATTCGGTTTACACTCCCGGTACCGGCTCTAGTTCGGTTTACACACCCGGTGTCGGTTACACACCCGGTGCCGGTTCCAGTTCGGCTTACACACCCGGTGCTGGCTCCGCTTACACCCCCGGTTCGGGCTCCCTGCCTCACCACCATTACTCGAGCCGCCTCCCCGGGACCATTTGGAGCTTCACTCACATCAGGAAGGTGGGAGGCGGCCTGGAGACGGTGCAGGGACCCGGCGTGTCTTGGACCCACCCGGACGGAGTCGGTGTTCAGATCGACACCATCACCCCCGAGCTGCGGGCCCTCTACAATGTGCTGGCCAAAGTGAAGAGGGAGCGGGATGAGTACAAGAAAAAGTGAGTGAGCGCTTTCACTGCGGAGTTTGGTGCAATATCTGAGAATGGGCAGCAGCTGGGAGACTGATAAATGAGCAGCCTGGGCTACTCTGCTCACAGTGGGCAGGATTATAATATTTCAGAGTTAAAGGGCAACTTGCTGGAAATCCACACCATTGAAGCTAATAAACAAAGATGGTTTGGGAGTGATAGCTAATCGGTGTGATGTTGCCATGTAACGGTCAAGCATTGCACATGCATGTTTTATATTAGCAGTTACAGTAGTCAGTGTCAAGACTGTTCTGAAGAATAGATCTTTTGCTagcaatattttaaaaacattaatCAAGGAAATGGCACATATATTAGAAAATTGTAACTAAGAATTGCTGACTTTGCTTCGAGGAGCCTTTACTAAGATTGGAATGTCTTAACGATGTTCATCGGGTTTATGGTTTCTATCGAGCAATAAAGAGGCCCTGGTCAAATTGAAACCCATCAACGAATCTTTCATAAAGGATTATTAAGGTCACATTGGATCATTTGATAGTCCGCAGTGTGATCACTAAGAATTGTGAATTTTGAGGTTTAGTAAATTGGTTTGCACAAGGTAGTAAAACACTGCAAGACCCATTTCTATTGAAGAGTTTGTCAAAAGATTTTTGACACACGATCTAACGAGGTCCTCGTCTTGAAGAAATGGTGATCAAGTGGAGAGCCAACATTGATGGACCTGGAAAGATCCACCAGGGGTCAGGGGAAGGTGGGCTGGAGACACTTCATTTTTCCCCACTCTACAAATAACCCAACAAGTCAGTACTGTTTCAAATGGGCAAACATGCAAGATTCTTTGAGCAAATTAAACTCGATCAGTATCCCCAAGTATGTGTGAGGACCATTAAATGTATCAGTCCTGAAATATGATACAAAATGAGCCTCGAGTTTCAAACTTTGTGTGCACACAAACTAACTGCTAGTGTTGTAATGAAAATATGACCTGTGTGGTTTCGCGGCTTTTATTTAGTTACCTAGATGGTTTATGTGTGACACCTGATGCACACAATAATTTGTTACACATTTCAAGCAAGGTTTGTTTGTAGTGTTATACGTGGCGGAATCATATTCATGATTTAGATTGTTTCTGTGCATTGTTGTGAAATGTTGATGTCGTAACAATCTTTTGCCTACCAATATAATGCAACTCCACCATTGTTTGGATGGGAGGGGACATATGAAATGTATTTCTAAATTGGAGATCAAACACGTCCTCATTTTAGATTTGATAATTGAAGGGGATGGAAGTTAACTGTAGAACACAGGTTATGAATCCAGCATTTGCTAATGCATAGTTTTAGAAACTATTGTCAACGGTTGAGATTTTGTTATTCTGCAGAACCTGAACACACTTAAAACAAACTATTTAAAGAAATCAGGAAATCTCTTAAGCTATATACATAGAGTTTATGCACTAGGCAGATAAATTCAATGAGATAACTGTGTTTCTTCCATCTAAATGCAGAAAATTAATCCAAGTATTTCTAATTTTTAGCTCTGTCAAACCTAAATTTCTGCAATTCCAAACAATTCTCTGCTCAATGGACCTGCACACCATTTTATACAATCAATTTGGATTTCAAATTCACTTATCAAACACAGTAGATTAATTTAGCAATCCAATATGATCATTGATGAAAGTAGACTTGATGAgatcacctgaggttggaatatTTTCTAGTGGTTTTGGCAACTTTAAATATCAAGGAGTGACTGAAAGAAATGTGTTGAATGTAAGAAATGTTGAACTGTTTGGGTTGGGCATTGTATTGCAGGTATTTAGAAGTCAATGGTGGGACAAATATTTTAGCTCATAagattttactttttttttgaaGATTTATTGACCTAGGACCACAGTAAATTAAGTAAACAGACCCAGCCATAGCATGTTGGCTTGTGCTAAATAGTTTAGGCTGAAAATCCAAGGGTGTAATTTTGCATGATGACTTCCTGCCTTTGGAAGGGTATTTGGCATGATTGTAAGTGAAGTACTTCATTGGATGGAAGGGCAAATCAGAGGACGAGTCCACCTGTGCCTCTTGCGTCTTCTCGCGCTTGGTTGCCAAGCAGCACTCCCAGAAACCTCCGAATAAGTCTTCTGCATGCTCTCTGGCTAGTTCAGGGAATCTAAAGAGGAAAATAAACGTTAAAAACACACATTCAGATGCTGCCAATTAAGTCGGTCCATTTTCCCTTTTTGAAACATGCCAAATTATTCTGAGGAGTTACTGATTGCCAACCGTCTTGGAATGGGAAGATCTGAAGGTGAGTTAACTCAGGTTACACTGAATTGTCGAGGTTTACTGAACCAGCACTCCACTTGTCCACCATACGTAATCGGGTATTTGTTTATCCATATGAAGAATAACTATAAAATCATGTTTGGCACATTACATCTccaagaaacttataaaattcgaacaggattagacatggtggattcagaatgttcctgatggtgggggagtccagactaggagtcatagtttgaggataagggggtaaactttttaggactgaggtgaggagaaatttcttcacccagagagtgatgaatctgtggaattaaatcccacagaaagtagttgaggccaaaacgttgtaatttcaagaagaaattggatatagctcttgggaccaaagggatatgggaggggaaggtgggatcaggatattgaatttgatcacccatgatcaaaatgaatgaccagagcaggctcaaagggcagaatggcctactcctgcttctattttctatgttaacaTCTGTTTGTGTTAGCTCTCACTTGttccctgcctgtctctgcttTTCAAATGTATAATGAATCCCCTTTTCAATGATGATCTGTACCCCAGTAGTCATTTGTGGGAAACCAACTGTGTTCTTATCCTGTTGTAAGATTTTTTTTGGTCCTTTGCTCTTGTATGCTTTTGTTATTGATTTAACAGCAATGTATTTTTCTTTTCAATCAGTTCTGAAttttgaagcttttaaataaTTTTCCAATAACTCCCTAATAtttttctacattccagtgatCAGCAATCTTTTTTCATCCTAACTATAACTTTAATTTCTTACATAATGCTGGTGATTACTATACCTTTTTTGGTCTTTATTCTCCTAAAGCAATGAAATGTTCAGAGCTGCGGTCCCATTGGCATAGCTAAAATGTTTTGCATTGGTTCAATGTCAcctctttgcttttatattcagtACATATGAATAAATTCCaaaaacctgttggcctttttcAAAGAGCCTTTTTCTGACTTCTCCCACTTCCTAACTCAGTTCCTTCTGTGTGCCTTGGTTGGAAGGATGGCTGGTGGTGGAAATTCAAATTACTTTCTAAATACAACTTGTCTTTGAATCTTCATTTGTTGCAATACTGAACCTTAAAACGTATATCTTAAACCATTATTTCATGTCCGCCTTTGCTATTCCCAGTCAAACCTTGAATCTCACTGATTCTGGTCCACCACCTAGTTAAGTGTTTCTGATGCACAACTTTCTTGTCTATATATTTTGTCCAATTTATGTTTGGATATTTTCCTGTGTTTGTGACAGCATGAGAATGAAATCCATTGTCAAATTGGGAAGTGATAaatagagggagggggagaaagatTGAATCGTGAGCAGAAAAATACAAAGTATATTTTTAATTTGGAAAAAATCTTCAACAACAATTAAAAC belongs to Mustelus asterias chromosome 22, sMusAst1.hap1.1, whole genome shotgun sequence and includes:
- the LOC144509904 gene encoding intermediate filament family orphan 2-like isoform X4, with the protein product MNPAAMPPLLSCGLSEPNPVTLALRNDLGSNISHLKTLNLRFRCFLAKVHELERRNKLLEKQLQAAQGPRRSRLGRTRAVATQTRLDYCSGYSYSAGSYSYTSGAGSSYSTSSAYTPSSGSAYTPGTGFSPSTGSGYTPSAGYTPGTGSNSAYTPGAGYTPGTGSNSVYTPGTGYTPGAGSNSVYTPGTGSSSVYTPGVGYTPGAGSSSAYTPGAGSAYTPGSGSLPHHHYSSRLPGTIWSFTHIRKVGGGLETVQGPGVSWTHPDGVGVQIDTITPELRALYNVLAKVKRERDEYKKKWEQELGLREHLQEIVAALQVDSQEAEAIQKELNEKVEKLKSELVVFKSLMSDQMSDLDTKIQEKAMKVDMDICRRIDITAKLCDVAQQRNSEDMSKMFQVATVSKKKEKKPACDDESSETDGDTTRHSDDDVSTSLNITDEMKRMLNQLRETFDFEDDCDSLSWEENEETLLLWEDFAEYTAIVEPPAEDETLETVIKETESLFKTREKEYQETIDQIELELTSAKSDMNRHLHEYMEMCSMKRGLDVQMETCRRLIKQSGGRKSPSFSSAASSDSGNTDEITDEFERDGEGDSSVS